One part of the Rhodothermales bacterium genome encodes these proteins:
- a CDS encoding GAF domain-containing SpoIIE family protein phosphatase has protein sequence MPVPLLAKAVDSTRWSTMDSRAGRTVLLVVGAVSVVFGFVYHLLAMQAGAPPSVFLQVLYNVLVIVGYGAIGLLLAIRFQRRNATPARVFWTILFFGLIFIAVSSYVTSIGREVDEELLDLYEAEGEFDYYTGVPRVLLTVIKINVLSLLGSVFAFYVLLRIGSLVLFKRTKVSQRNWQLMLTLFLITAVTAFMKSPQSDPSIYQLVALVPAIGFMVVNSFRASWIVYMTFQEKLISIALSLVLLVLLFVGVGFTNFDNPLPFLADMRVYMLYYNYVLYLFVMLVFGFGVMYCTASLLLLLFHLPTTGDFQRRTHERVVMQSLTNLVTQAFDPEKLYSSVASSPVEAGTADTGWLALADPKTGSLHPEIAASYNITPQRVTRLMDVDALYSELSATRTSLYLEQASTDHRLNVRPGDGFSSLLAVPLMAREEMLGALFVTKEVAHGFEKDDIESIHMFAAQAALALDNARLFREQVEKERLARELDIAREVQRKLLPQRLPLYRGLSLCASNVSAERVGGDFYDFFELDEHRLCVIIGDVSGKGTSAAFFMAVMQGIFQSVSRLAPRPVDFLRHANAALGHTLDKNVFISLIYGILDTQREEFVMARAGHNPMATINLHGDTRLVRPDGIGLGLDRSGVFEKSLEEITIPLKPGDAFVLYTDGVVESRNMQGDEYGYERLLEAMRRHRAEEAAGIHDALLTDLQTFIGSKAYDDDMTLVVMKWHGIDLPTAGDAAQSRPASLKPA, from the coding sequence ATGCCCGTTCCACTCTTAGCCAAGGCGGTTGACAGTACACGCTGGTCGACGATGGATTCGCGGGCCGGCCGCACCGTACTCCTCGTGGTCGGCGCCGTGAGCGTCGTGTTCGGGTTCGTATACCACCTGCTGGCGATGCAGGCCGGCGCGCCGCCTTCCGTTTTTCTGCAGGTGCTCTACAACGTGCTCGTCATCGTCGGCTACGGGGCGATCGGGTTGTTGTTGGCGATACGCTTCCAGCGCCGAAACGCCACGCCGGCGCGGGTATTCTGGACCATCCTTTTCTTCGGCCTGATTTTTATCGCGGTGTCCAGTTACGTGACCTCCATCGGCCGGGAGGTGGATGAGGAGCTGCTGGATCTTTACGAAGCGGAAGGGGAATTCGACTATTACACCGGGGTCCCGCGCGTCCTGCTGACGGTGATCAAGATCAATGTCCTGAGCCTGCTCGGGTCGGTGTTCGCCTTCTACGTGCTGCTGCGCATCGGCAGCCTGGTGCTGTTCAAGCGGACGAAAGTCAGCCAGCGTAACTGGCAGCTGATGCTGACGCTCTTCCTGATCACGGCCGTGACGGCGTTCATGAAGTCGCCCCAGTCCGACCCCAGCATCTACCAGCTGGTTGCGCTCGTGCCGGCCATCGGCTTCATGGTGGTCAACTCGTTCCGGGCATCCTGGATCGTGTACATGACCTTCCAGGAGAAGCTGATCAGCATCGCCCTCTCGCTCGTGCTGCTCGTGCTGCTCTTCGTGGGCGTCGGCTTTACCAATTTCGACAACCCCCTGCCCTTCCTGGCCGACATGCGGGTGTACATGTTGTATTACAACTATGTGCTCTACCTGTTTGTCATGCTCGTATTCGGCTTCGGGGTGATGTACTGCACGGCCTCGCTGCTCCTGCTGCTTTTCCATCTGCCGACGACGGGCGACTTCCAGCGGCGCACGCACGAGCGGGTGGTGATGCAGTCGCTCACGAACCTCGTCACGCAGGCGTTCGACCCCGAGAAGCTCTATTCGAGCGTCGCCTCGTCGCCCGTCGAAGCCGGCACGGCCGACACCGGCTGGCTCGCCCTGGCCGACCCGAAGACCGGCTCGCTCCACCCCGAAATCGCGGCATCCTACAACATCACGCCGCAGCGGGTGACCCGGCTGATGGATGTGGATGCCCTGTACAGCGAGCTGAGCGCGACCCGGACCTCGCTCTACCTCGAACAGGCGTCGACCGACCACCGGCTGAATGTGCGCCCCGGAGACGGGTTCAGCAGCCTGCTCGCCGTGCCGCTGATGGCGCGCGAGGAGATGCTGGGCGCGCTGTTCGTGACGAAGGAGGTGGCCCACGGCTTCGAGAAGGACGACATCGAATCGATCCACATGTTTGCGGCGCAGGCCGCGCTGGCGCTCGACAACGCCCGCCTCTTCCGGGAGCAGGTCGAAAAGGAACGCCTCGCCCGCGAGCTGGACATCGCCCGCGAGGTGCAGCGCAAGCTCTTACCGCAACGCCTGCCGCTCTACCGCGGGCTGTCGCTCTGCGCGTCGAACGTGTCCGCCGAGCGCGTGGGCGGCGACTTTTACGACTTCTTCGAGCTCGACGAACACCGGCTCTGCGTCATCATCGGCGACGTGTCCGGCAAGGGGACGTCGGCGGCGTTTTTCATGGCGGTGATGCAGGGGATTTTCCAGTCGGTCAGCCGGCTCGCGCCCCGCCCGGTGGATTTCCTGCGGCACGCAAATGCGGCCCTGGGGCATACGCTGGACAAAAACGTCTTTATCTCGCTGATCTACGGCATTCTGGATACGCAGCGGGAAGAGTTCGTGATGGCGCGCGCCGGACACAACCCGATGGCCACCATCAACCTGCACGGCGACACCCGCCTCGTGCGTCCGGACGGCATCGGGCTCGGCCTGGATCGCAGCGGGGTCTTCGAAAAGTCGCTCGAAGAGATTACTATCCCTCTGAAACCGGGCGACGCGTTCGTATTGTACACCGACGGCGTCGTCGAGAGCCGGAACATGCAGGGCGACGAATACGGCTACGAACGCCTCCTCGAAGCGATGCGCCGGCATCGCGCCGAGGAGGCCGCCGGCATCCACGACGCCCTGTTGACCGATTTGCAAACCTTTATCGGGTCCAAAGCCTACGACGACGACATGACCCTCGTGGTCATGAAATGGCACGGGATCGATCTCCCAACGGCGGGCGATGCGGCCCAGTCGAGGCCGGCGTCGTTGAAGCCGGCGTGA
- a CDS encoding STAS domain-containing protein produces MSNFSVGFRSNTSIEVLDLNGELDAHTASELEAAIQKCKDEQAYRIVVNGANLQYISSAGLGVFMAYIEELRAKGGDIKIAALQPKVYNVFDLLGFPMLFDIVETEDEAIAKFNHS; encoded by the coding sequence ATGAGTAATTTTTCTGTCGGCTTCCGCTCCAACACCTCGATTGAGGTCCTCGACCTCAATGGCGAGCTGGATGCCCACACGGCTTCCGAACTCGAAGCAGCCATCCAGAAATGCAAAGACGAACAGGCGTATCGCATCGTGGTGAACGGCGCCAACCTGCAGTATATCTCGAGCGCAGGTCTCGGCGTCTTCATGGCGTACATCGAAGAGCTGCGCGCCAAGGGCGGCGACATCAAGATCGCCGCGCTCCAGCCCAAAGTGTATAACGTGTTCGACCTCCTCGGCTTTCCGATGCTGTTCGACATTGTGGAGACCGAAGACGAAGCGATCGCAAAATTCAACCACTCCTGA
- a CDS encoding ATP-binding protein: MARSTYHLSIPSSTRYLEKVRRFVETHTIAAGFSTESVEQFKVAVDEACTNVIKHAYSGDESRVLDISVILDSAKCTIRIRDDGYSFKPSEYVEPNIFELAKKRHAGGFGVHIMRRLMDRVEYDYDGRINEVRLIKYLNKDAAQNGKK; encoded by the coding sequence GTGGCTCGCTCAACCTACCATCTTTCCATTCCAAGCTCGACGCGCTATCTCGAGAAAGTGCGCCGGTTCGTGGAAACCCATACCATAGCGGCCGGCTTCTCGACGGAGTCCGTCGAGCAATTCAAGGTGGCGGTAGACGAAGCGTGCACCAACGTGATCAAACATGCCTACAGCGGCGACGAATCCCGCGTCCTCGACATCAGCGTGATCCTCGACAGCGCCAAATGCACGATCCGCATCCGGGACGACGGCTACTCCTTCAAACCCTCTGAATACGTCGAGCCCAACATCTTCGAGCTGGCAAAAAAACGCCACGCCGGCGGCTTCGGCGTCCACATCATGCGCCGGCTGATGGACCGTGTGGAATACGACTACGATGGACGCATCAACGAAGTGAGGCTCATCAAATACCTCAACAAGGACGCCGCGCAGAACGGGAAAAAATAA
- the ubiE gene encoding bifunctional demethylmenaquinone methyltransferase/2-methoxy-6-polyprenyl-1,4-benzoquinol methylase UbiE — MKHYPPVGEVEGKKQHVEAMFDAIAPRYDLLNRVLSAGIDQRWRKKAVAWLGEHQPRRILDVATGTADLAIEARAIGPEKIVGVDISEQMLHIGRQKIAQLGCEDQITLQRGDAERLPFSDNQFDGALVAFGVRNFEDLGAGLKDIRRVLKPGGALVVLEFSQPTAFPVKQVYQFYTRVLLPRIGGAISKDSGAYKYLPDSIAAFPSGEAFLTELREAGFTAVAARPLTLGIVSLYKGIV; from the coding sequence ATGAAGCATTACCCGCCCGTCGGAGAAGTAGAAGGCAAGAAGCAGCATGTCGAGGCGATGTTCGACGCCATCGCGCCCCGGTACGACCTCTTGAACCGGGTACTCAGCGCCGGCATCGATCAGCGGTGGCGCAAGAAGGCGGTCGCCTGGCTCGGGGAGCACCAGCCGCGGCGCATCCTCGACGTCGCCACCGGCACCGCGGATCTCGCGATCGAAGCCCGCGCGATCGGGCCGGAAAAGATCGTGGGGGTGGATATTTCGGAGCAGATGCTCCATATCGGTCGCCAGAAGATCGCGCAACTCGGCTGCGAAGATCAGATTACCCTCCAGCGCGGGGATGCCGAGCGGCTTCCGTTCTCGGACAACCAGTTCGACGGCGCGCTCGTCGCTTTCGGGGTGCGCAACTTCGAGGATCTGGGCGCCGGCCTGAAGGATATCCGGCGCGTGCTGAAGCCGGGCGGGGCGCTGGTCGTGCTCGAATTCAGTCAGCCGACCGCTTTTCCCGTGAAGCAGGTCTACCAGTTCTATACCCGCGTCCTGCTGCCGCGCATCGGCGGCGCCATTTCCAAGGACAGCGGCGCCTACAAGTACCTCCCGGATTCAATCGCGGCGTTTCCCTCGGGTGAAGCGTTTCTGACCGAATTGCGGGAAGCCGGCTTCACCGCCGTCGCCGCGCGCCCGCTCACGCTGGGCATCGTGTCGCTCTACAAGGGCATCGTTTGA
- the pfkA gene encoding 6-phosphofructokinase yields MEDIKRIGVYTSGGDAPGMNACLRAVVRTALAHDLEVIGIRRGYAGMIDGDFVEMDGRSVSHILQMGGTILKSARSEAFRTKEGRQIAAQKLREAGIDGMVGIGGDGTLRGAALFFEEHGVPTVGCPGTIDNDLFGTDETIGYDTALNTAIENIDRIRDTADAHDRLFIVEVMGRDAGFIALNCAIGGGAELVLIPETLTDMDSVKDRIFSLMSAQMRSSIVIVAEGEEFGGATRIAEMLKADPAFDAIDLRVCILGHTQRGGSPNARDRVLASLLGSHAVEALLEGHSNVMVGIVNNEVKLTPMRNVWSRKKNIDYELLKLTQLIS; encoded by the coding sequence ATGGAAGATATCAAACGGATCGGCGTGTACACGAGCGGTGGCGATGCGCCGGGGATGAACGCGTGCCTGCGCGCGGTCGTCCGCACGGCCCTCGCTCACGACCTCGAGGTCATCGGCATCCGGCGCGGCTATGCCGGCATGATCGATGGCGACTTCGTCGAAATGGACGGCCGCTCCGTATCGCACATCCTCCAGATGGGCGGCACGATCCTCAAAAGCGCGCGCTCGGAGGCCTTCCGGACCAAGGAGGGGCGGCAGATCGCGGCCCAGAAGCTGCGCGAGGCCGGCATCGACGGCATGGTCGGGATCGGCGGCGACGGCACCCTCCGCGGCGCCGCGCTGTTCTTCGAGGAGCACGGCGTTCCGACGGTGGGATGCCCCGGGACGATCGATAACGACCTCTTTGGCACCGACGAGACGATCGGGTACGATACCGCCCTGAACACGGCGATCGAGAACATCGACCGCATCCGCGACACGGCGGACGCACACGACCGGCTCTTTATCGTCGAAGTGATGGGGCGGGATGCCGGCTTCATCGCCCTCAACTGCGCGATCGGAGGAGGGGCCGAGCTGGTGCTGATCCCGGAGACGCTGACCGACATGGACTCGGTCAAGGACCGGATCTTCTCGCTCATGTCCGCCCAGATGCGATCCTCCATCGTCATCGTGGCCGAAGGCGAGGAGTTTGGCGGAGCCACCCGCATCGCCGAGATGCTCAAGGCCGATCCGGCCTTCGACGCGATCGATCTGCGGGTATGCATCCTCGGGCACACCCAGCGCGGCGGTTCGCCCAACGCGCGGGACCGCGTGCTGGCCAGCCTGCTGGGGTCCCACGCCGTCGAAGCCCTCCTGGAAGGGCATTCCAACGTCATGGTGGGTATTGTCAACAACGAAGTGAAGCTGACCCCCATGCGGAACGTCTGGAGCCGCAAGAAGAACATCGATTACGAATTGCTCAAGCTCACGCAGCTGATCAGTTGA
- a CDS encoding DUF1460 domain-containing protein: MRTARIRNAMFAAAGALALVAAGCRPEPEAAPPMEPVNAVVAAPAPPDSATARRFAETMAFARTNDLSGRPIGEIMQALGESLKETPYEAGTLDRNEEETLVVGFMGFDCVTFVESMLAMARGVREGAYDYPTFARHLTEQRYRDGRLNGYCSRLHYFSEWIADNAERGIVQPMTEQLGGVPLEKTLNFMSQHRQSYPLLAKNDSLFGELQTIERDLEGLRLFYIPQDRIRTVYGRLQAGDILALATDIEGLDVSHTGLVYAFGDGRIGLLHASTSAGVTVSPDLQSYVENNKRQIGIVVARPR; encoded by the coding sequence ATGCGAACGGCACGTATTCGTAACGCGATGTTCGCCGCCGCCGGCGCACTCGCCCTGGTCGCGGCAGGCTGCCGGCCCGAACCCGAGGCCGCTCCCCCCATGGAACCGGTGAACGCCGTCGTGGCCGCGCCGGCGCCGCCCGACAGCGCCACCGCGCGACGGTTCGCGGAGACCATGGCTTTCGCCCGAACGAACGACCTGTCTGGCCGTCCGATCGGGGAGATCATGCAGGCGCTGGGCGAATCGCTGAAGGAGACGCCGTACGAGGCCGGTACGCTGGACCGCAACGAAGAGGAAACGCTCGTCGTGGGGTTTATGGGATTTGATTGCGTGACCTTCGTCGAGTCGATGCTCGCTATGGCGCGGGGCGTCCGCGAGGGCGCGTACGACTATCCCACGTTCGCCCGCCACCTGACCGAGCAGCGGTACCGTGACGGCCGCTTGAACGGGTACTGCAGCCGGCTCCATTATTTTTCCGAGTGGATCGCGGACAATGCCGAGCGCGGCATCGTCCAGCCGATGACCGAGCAGCTCGGGGGCGTGCCGCTCGAAAAAACGCTGAACTTCATGAGCCAGCACCGCCAGAGCTACCCGCTGCTGGCAAAAAACGACAGCCTGTTCGGCGAGCTGCAAACGATCGAGCGGGATCTGGAGGGACTGCGCCTGTTCTACATCCCGCAGGATCGCATCCGCACCGTGTACGGCCGGCTGCAGGCCGGCGACATCCTCGCGCTCGCGACCGACATCGAGGGGCTGGATGTGTCGCATACCGGCCTGGTGTACGCGTTCGGCGACGGGCGCATCGGATTGCTGCATGCGTCGACCTCCGCCGGCGTGACGGTTTCGCCGGATCTTCAATCGTATGTGGAGAACAATAAGCGGCAGATCGGAATAGTGGTTGCCAGGCCCAGGTAA
- the aat gene encoding leucyl/phenylalanyl-tRNA--protein transferase codes for MDTELTPELLLRAYAMGVFPMADDREGGAIYWYAPDPRAILPLDGFRASKNLMKVVRRQRFEVVTDRDFEGVMRACSDRPATWISDEIVEAYTALHRFGFAHSVECWLDGELAGGLYGVALGGAFFGESMFHRVRDASKVALVHLVEALRRLGYTLLDTQFTTSHLAQFGVIEIPRDAYEERLKQALRIRPKPWTTQIYANGTYS; via the coding sequence ATGGATACCGAACTGACGCCGGAATTGTTGCTTCGCGCTTATGCGATGGGCGTCTTCCCGATGGCGGACGACCGGGAGGGCGGCGCCATCTACTGGTATGCGCCCGATCCGCGCGCCATCCTCCCGCTGGACGGGTTTCGCGCGTCGAAAAACCTCATGAAGGTCGTCCGCCGGCAGCGTTTCGAGGTGGTGACCGATCGCGACTTCGAGGGGGTGATGCGGGCCTGCTCCGATCGGCCGGCCACGTGGATTTCGGACGAGATCGTGGAGGCCTACACGGCGCTGCACCGTTTCGGGTTCGCGCACAGCGTCGAGTGCTGGCTGGATGGCGAGCTGGCCGGCGGGCTGTATGGCGTGGCGCTCGGCGGGGCGTTTTTTGGCGAATCGATGTTTCACCGCGTGCGCGACGCCTCGAAGGTCGCGCTCGTGCATCTGGTCGAGGCCCTCCGGCGGCTCGGGTACACCCTGCTGGACACCCAGTTCACGACGTCGCATCTGGCGCAATTCGGCGTGATCGAAATCCCGCGTGATGCGTATGAGGAGCGCCTCAAGCAGGCGCTGCGCATCCGTCCCAAACCCTGGACCACCCAAATTTATGCGAACGGCACGTATTCGTAA
- a CDS encoding biotin/lipoyl-containing protein, whose amino-acid sequence MQGVRYHVQLGESTYEIVLGEGAATIDGRPVDLSIEVTPGGYSLIVDGQSYRIQGEADEHGGVRFMANGVAFSATARDDRAMLLDQYGAGDGARHEETEVRAPMPGLVVKILVETGVAVRKGDGLVILEAMKMENELRAPQDGTIHRIHVAGGEAVQKSQILIELG is encoded by the coding sequence ATGCAGGGAGTTCGATACCACGTCCAGTTGGGCGAATCCACCTACGAGATCGTGCTCGGCGAGGGCGCGGCCACGATCGATGGCCGGCCGGTCGACCTGTCCATCGAGGTGACACCCGGCGGCTACTCGCTGATCGTGGACGGGCAGAGTTACCGCATCCAGGGCGAGGCCGACGAACACGGGGGAGTGCGGTTCATGGCGAACGGCGTCGCGTTCTCGGCGACGGCGCGGGACGACCGCGCGATGCTCCTCGACCAGTACGGCGCCGGCGACGGCGCGCGCCACGAGGAAACGGAGGTACGCGCCCCGATGCCCGGTCTCGTGGTCAAGATCCTGGTGGAGACCGGCGTGGCCGTGCGCAAGGGCGACGGACTCGTCATCCTCGAGGCGATGAAGATGGAAAACGAACTCCGCGCGCCGCAGGACGGGACGATACACCGGATCCATGTGGCCGGCGGCGAGGCCGTCCAGAAAAGCCAGATCCTGATCGAACTCGGGTGA
- a CDS encoding DUF1080 domain-containing protein has protein sequence MLRIRSSFAFAFFLCALFAPATLLAQPRWRAHDFSRPRPPVVTPPVQNLPVAPPSDAVVLFDGTSMDNWQAMDGTPTKWIIKNGNMEAVPGAGYIRTKQGFGDIQLHVEWAAPVPARGTSQGRGNSGVFLMGLYEVQVLDSYQNDTYPDGQAGAIYGQYPPLANVTRPPGEWQSYDIVFRRPRFNSKGELMAPARITVMHNNVLIQDNVEVWGPTEWLENKLYTAGPDRLPLAFQDHGNPVLYRNIWLRELDESAVKIDQPFQGRAVAFPDAVIARYLGTYQGTGNSYEIGKEGDHLYGAVNGRKLNLTPHSLTTFALDKTGGEFVFDLDAEGRPTGVTFHMGGGTYTAKRVN, from the coding sequence ATGCTTCGCATCCGTTCTTCGTTCGCATTCGCCTTTTTTCTGTGCGCGCTGTTCGCGCCGGCTACCCTCCTCGCCCAGCCTCGCTGGCGCGCCCACGACTTCAGCCGGCCGCGCCCACCGGTCGTGACGCCGCCGGTGCAGAATCTGCCCGTCGCGCCGCCCTCCGACGCCGTCGTCCTCTTCGATGGCACGTCGATGGACAACTGGCAGGCGATGGACGGCACCCCGACGAAGTGGATCATCAAGAACGGCAACATGGAAGCCGTCCCGGGCGCCGGCTACATCCGCACCAAACAGGGATTTGGCGACATCCAGCTCCACGTCGAGTGGGCGGCGCCGGTGCCGGCGCGGGGGACGAGCCAGGGCCGCGGCAACAGCGGCGTCTTCCTGATGGGGCTCTATGAGGTCCAGGTGCTCGATTCCTACCAGAACGATACCTACCCCGACGGGCAGGCCGGCGCGATCTACGGCCAGTATCCGCCGCTCGCCAACGTGACGCGGCCTCCGGGCGAATGGCAGAGCTACGACATCGTGTTTCGCCGGCCGCGCTTCAACAGCAAGGGCGAACTGATGGCGCCGGCGCGGATCACCGTCATGCACAACAACGTGCTCATCCAGGACAATGTGGAGGTCTGGGGCCCGACGGAGTGGCTCGAAAACAAGCTCTACACGGCCGGGCCGGACCGGCTGCCGCTGGCATTCCAGGACCACGGCAACCCGGTGCTCTACCGGAATATCTGGCTGCGCGAGCTGGATGAGTCCGCCGTCAAGATCGACCAGCCCTTCCAGGGCCGCGCCGTCGCGTTTCCGGATGCGGTGATCGCGCGCTACCTGGGCACCTACCAGGGCACCGGCAACAGCTACGAGATCGGCAAGGAAGGGGACCACCTTTACGGCGCCGTCAACGGCCGCAAGCTCAATCTGACGCCCCACTCGCTCACCACGTTTGCGCTCGACAAGACCGGCGGTGAGTTCGTATTCGACCTGGATGCGGAGGGGCGCCCGACCGGGGTCACGTTCCACATGGGCGGCGGCACGTATACGGCGAAGCGCGTCAACTGA
- a CDS encoding HU family DNA-binding protein — translation MEDRIKTLTKKDVARKVSDLMDEPIYKSEPWVGAVIQALAELMVEADPEVRIELRDFGVFEVKRTKAKPKARNPKTNETVFIPSRRKTHFKPSKRLKKILPLKKQYDIPDGSADASEDVAVVSRNGR, via the coding sequence ATGGAGGATCGCATCAAGACGCTCACCAAGAAAGATGTCGCTCGGAAGGTCTCCGACCTCATGGACGAGCCGATCTACAAGAGCGAACCCTGGGTTGGTGCGGTGATCCAGGCCCTGGCCGAGTTGATGGTCGAAGCCGATCCCGAGGTGCGTATCGAATTGCGCGACTTCGGCGTTTTCGAGGTCAAGCGTACCAAAGCAAAGCCTAAAGCGCGCAACCCCAAGACCAACGAGACGGTGTTCATCCCCAGCCGGCGGAAAACGCATTTCAAGCCCAGCAAGCGGCTCAAGAAGATCCTGCCCTTGAAGAAGCAGTACGACATTCCTGACGGGAGCGCCGATGCCAGCGAAGACGTCGCGGTCGTTTCCCGCAACGGGCGGTAG
- a CDS encoding bifunctional (p)ppGpp synthetase/guanosine-3',5'-bis(diphosphate) 3'-pyrophosphohydrolase, with amino-acid sequence MIQASTILKSADLRVEPEYQEKLLELLKSCRANLKSVDEDLIERAFKLGYWAHRNDVRASGEKYISHPLEVALIVAQEIGFDDVSVAAALLHDVVEDTEFSLDYIRQEFGPTMALIIDGLTKISDVFSSRETGQAENVRKLMLSMASDIRVILVKFADRLHNMRTLSSLAKKKQLKIASETLELYAPLAHRFGLFAIKGELEDLSLKALEREAYTEIARGLSATKREREAYVASFIEPLKERLVKEGFDLEIYGRPKRIFSIYRKMRQQDKPLNEIYDLFAIRIVLKSTGRKGKEDCWRVYSIITDLYRPLPERFRDFISVPKSNGYQSLHTTVLGPRGRRVEVQIRTQEMHEVAERGLAAHWKYKEGFEHADVHMDKWLSWVRDLLENPRPEQATEFVQEFRLNLYDEEIYVFTPKGSLLNLPRGATPVDFAFQVHTEVGYHCIGAKVNGKMVPLSHELASGDQVEIITSKKQTPRPDWIKFVVTHKARSRIRHWINEQRRQTVEAGQAIWKRKLKRAHLQMDDRELQRHATRLRFPSPQHMFYEIGAGLFDPGDLIRSILTKTEAQAEEEELETQDKAAQLQYDSFLDVAKSTGSPALLIDGELHTDIVTTYAGCCNPIPGDEVYGYLSKNGSIKIHRVNCKNSPYLLINHPDRIMQVEWSRQKDVEFVAALRIVGEDRVGILSDITTVISKNLKTNIRSITVDTEDGVFTGTIVLSVSDLEHLKRLMERIRRVQSIHGVYRFEK; translated from the coding sequence ATGATTCAGGCCTCAACGATACTTAAAAGCGCCGACCTGCGCGTCGAACCGGAGTACCAGGAAAAGCTGCTGGAGTTACTCAAGAGTTGTCGCGCGAACCTGAAAAGCGTCGACGAGGACCTGATCGAGCGCGCCTTCAAGCTCGGATACTGGGCTCATCGGAACGACGTCCGCGCGTCCGGGGAAAAGTATATCAGCCATCCCCTCGAGGTCGCCCTGATCGTGGCCCAGGAGATCGGGTTCGACGATGTCAGCGTCGCGGCGGCCCTGCTGCACGACGTCGTCGAGGATACGGAGTTTTCGCTCGACTACATCCGCCAGGAGTTCGGGCCGACGATGGCGCTCATCATCGACGGCCTGACCAAGATCTCCGACGTCTTCTCGTCCAGAGAGACCGGACAGGCCGAGAACGTCCGCAAGCTCATGCTCTCCATGGCTTCGGACATCCGCGTCATCCTCGTCAAGTTCGCCGATCGCCTGCACAACATGCGGACGCTCAGTTCGCTGGCGAAGAAAAAGCAGCTCAAGATTGCCAGCGAAACGCTCGAACTGTACGCGCCGCTCGCGCACCGCTTCGGCCTCTTCGCCATCAAGGGCGAATTGGAAGACCTGTCGCTCAAGGCGCTGGAGCGGGAGGCGTATACGGAAATCGCGCGCGGCCTGAGCGCCACGAAGCGGGAGCGGGAGGCCTATGTGGCCTCGTTCATCGAACCGCTCAAGGAACGGCTCGTGAAGGAGGGGTTCGACCTCGAGATTTACGGCCGGCCCAAGCGCATCTTCTCCATCTACCGCAAGATGCGGCAGCAGGATAAGCCGCTCAACGAGATCTACGACCTGTTCGCGATCCGGATCGTGCTCAAGAGCACCGGGCGCAAGGGCAAGGAGGATTGCTGGCGGGTGTATTCGATCATCACGGATCTCTATCGCCCGCTGCCCGAACGCTTTCGGGATTTCATCTCCGTGCCGAAGTCGAACGGGTACCAGAGCCTCCATACGACGGTGCTCGGCCCCCGAGGCCGGCGGGTGGAGGTCCAGATCCGAACCCAGGAGATGCACGAAGTGGCCGAGCGCGGCCTCGCCGCTCACTGGAAATACAAGGAAGGGTTCGAGCACGCGGACGTCCACATGGACAAATGGCTCTCGTGGGTCCGCGACCTCCTCGAAAACCCGCGCCCGGAGCAGGCGACCGAGTTCGTGCAGGAATTCCGGCTCAACCTGTACGACGAGGAGATCTATGTCTTCACCCCGAAAGGATCGCTGCTGAACCTGCCGCGGGGGGCCACGCCGGTGGATTTTGCCTTCCAGGTGCACACCGAGGTCGGCTACCATTGCATCGGCGCGAAAGTGAACGGCAAGATGGTGCCGCTCTCCCACGAGCTGGCCAGCGGCGACCAGGTCGAGATCATCACCTCGAAGAAACAAACGCCGAGGCCGGACTGGATCAAGTTCGTCGTCACCCACAAGGCGCGCAGCCGGATACGGCACTGGATCAACGAGCAGCGCCGGCAGACGGTGGAGGCCGGCCAGGCGATCTGGAAACGGAAGCTCAAACGCGCGCACCTGCAGATGGATGACCGCGAATTGCAGCGGCACGCGACCCGGCTCCGGTTTCCGAGTCCGCAGCACATGTTTTATGAGATCGGCGCCGGCCTCTTCGACCCGGGCGATCTCATCCGCTCGATCCTGACCAAAACCGAAGCGCAGGCCGAAGAGGAAGAACTGGAGACGCAGGACAAGGCGGCCCAGCTCCAGTACGACTCCTTCCTCGACGTCGCGAAGTCGACCGGTTCGCCGGCCCTCCTGATCGACGGCGAACTGCACACCGACATCGTGACCACGTATGCCGGCTGCTGCAATCCCATCCCGGGGGACGAGGTGTACGGCTATCTGAGTAAAAACGGAAGCATCAAGATCCACCGCGTCAACTGCAAGAACTCGCCCTACCTGCTCATCAACCACCCGGACCGCATCATGCAGGTCGAGTGGAGCCGGCAGAAGGATGTCGAGTTCGTCGCCGCCCTCCGTATCGTGGGCGAGGACCGCGTGGGCATCCTCAGCGACATCACGACGGTCATTTCGAAAAACCTGAAAACCAACATCCGGTCGATCACCGTCGACACCGAGGATGGCGTGTTTACCGGGACCATCGTGCTGAGCGTGAGCGACCTCGAACACCTCAAACGACTGATGGAACGTATCCGCCGTGTGCAGAGCATCCACGGCGTGTACCGCTTCGAAAAATAG